In Nitrospirota bacterium, the genomic stretch AGGTCAATAGGCACGGGGAATATAGTAGTAGAATTCTTCTCTGTTGCAACCTCTGTGAGTGTTTGAAGGAATCTGAGCTGAATGGCTGCGGGATTTCTCCCTATTATATCAGCTGCATCTGCGAGCTTATGTGCTGCCTGAAATTCCCCATCTGCATGGATGACCTTTGCCCTTCTCTCTCTT encodes the following:
- a CDS encoding SPFH domain-containing protein produces the protein AELQKVIDQATEPWGIKVTAVEVKNVDLPIEMQRAIAKQAEAERERRAKVIHADGEFQAAHKLADAADIIGRNPAAIQLRFLQTLTEVATEKNSTTIFPVPIDLLEPFVNRLKRGKD